The sequence below is a genomic window from Poseidonibacter antarcticus.
TGGGTTCCTCAAAACGTATGAACGGGCACGGCGTAACTTCTTTTGGCAGGGCATGAAAAGGACAATTCAACAGATGGTGGCTGACGATGATACTTTCCAAGTCAACAAGGGGGAAACGACACTCCTTTCGGGATTGCTCAAACCCGTGGCCATCCCTACACAGCTTTGGCCAACTATTTCTATGGATTTCCTAGCAGCGCTCTGGTGGTACAATACCACATCTCAAAGGACACCATATGAAGCAGTCTATGGAAAAACACCGCCTGTTCTTCTTCCATACACCCTTAGCAGCTCCCCAGTTCAGGAAATTGACTCGGTTCTTCGAC
It includes:
- a CDS encoding integrase zinc binding domain-containing protein, whose amino-acid sequence is KMIVKKIKPTRGKSNRDKKSQTKRKKSNWAEKSQIKAHYSWDGASLRYKGRLVLPQSTDLQQAVFYELHASPSAGHSGFLKTYERARRNFFWQGMKRTIQQMVADDDTFQVNKGETTLLSGLLKPVAIPTQLWPTISMDFLAALWWYNTTSQRTPYEAVYGKTPPVLLPYTLSSSPVQEIDSVLR